One stretch of Rosistilla oblonga DNA includes these proteins:
- the trkA gene encoding Trk system potassium transporter TrkA, giving the protein MQAIILGAGTVGTWIADLLCRARHSVTVIDTNPEEVRRINAELDVRAIHGSGSQSTVLFQADICGADICLAVTGDDEVNIVAASMAKALGARRAIARVYAPAFRDMSTFDYQQHFNIDRLLSLEQLSATELARSIRNPGSIPLEHFARGQLEVYELTVAIKAPAVGKPLRELKLSHGVRIGSISRQGRRWIAGGEDEIHAGDSISLIGFPKDVAEARAQFAPESTRIPRRNVIIAGGGETGYHLAQSLNKAEYRILILDEDPQRCEHLATLLPSATVVTANANRRSVLEDEGVGKADYFVACTGNDENNIMAGVEARELGAHKVMAVVGRPDYANVVAKLGIDVAVSERDAVARQVMGFMNDGPIISQSQLPEGSIGVYEIEIDEDVPVTKAPLMQLPLSGRCLIAAIMRDGFVRVPTAKDQLRLGDVIVALIDQNTLDSTISLFKVG; this is encoded by the coding sequence ATGCAAGCGATCATCCTCGGCGCCGGAACGGTGGGAACTTGGATTGCCGATCTATTATGTCGCGCCCGGCACAGCGTCACGGTGATCGACACCAATCCCGAAGAGGTTCGCCGGATCAATGCCGAACTGGATGTCCGGGCGATCCACGGCAGCGGATCGCAGAGCACGGTCTTGTTCCAAGCCGACATTTGCGGAGCCGATATCTGTCTGGCGGTGACCGGCGACGATGAAGTCAACATCGTGGCGGCCAGCATGGCCAAGGCGCTTGGCGCGCGGCGGGCGATCGCTCGCGTCTACGCTCCCGCATTTCGCGACATGAGCACTTTCGATTACCAACAGCACTTCAACATCGATCGGCTGTTGAGCCTCGAGCAGCTCTCGGCGACCGAACTGGCTCGCAGCATTCGCAACCCGGGGTCGATCCCGTTGGAGCACTTTGCTCGCGGGCAATTGGAAGTCTACGAATTGACGGTGGCGATCAAAGCTCCCGCCGTCGGCAAACCGCTTCGCGAATTGAAGCTCAGCCACGGCGTGCGGATCGGTTCGATCTCGCGTCAGGGGCGTCGTTGGATCGCCGGTGGTGAAGACGAGATCCACGCGGGCGATTCGATCAGCCTGATCGGATTCCCCAAAGACGTCGCCGAAGCCAGGGCTCAGTTTGCTCCCGAATCGACTCGCATCCCCCGTCGCAACGTGATCATCGCCGGCGGTGGCGAGACCGGATATCATCTGGCTCAATCGCTTAACAAGGCAGAGTACCGGATCTTGATCTTGGATGAAGATCCGCAACGCTGCGAGCACCTCGCCACACTGCTGCCATCGGCGACCGTGGTCACCGCCAACGCCAATCGCCGCTCGGTTTTGGAAGACGAAGGAGTCGGCAAGGCGGACTATTTTGTCGCCTGCACCGGCAACGATGAGAACAACATCATGGCGGGCGTCGAAGCGCGAGAACTCGGGGCGCACAAGGTGATGGCCGTCGTTGGCCGTCCCGACTATGCCAACGTCGTCGCCAAACTGGGCATCGATGTGGCGGTCAGCGAACGCGACGCGGTCGCTCGTCAGGTGATGGGCTTCATGAACGATGGCCCGATCATTTCGCAGAGTCAATTGCCCGAGGGATCGATCGGCGTATACGAGATCGAAATCGACGAAGACGTTCCGGTCACCAAGGCTCCGCTGATGCAATTGCCGCTGTCGGGCCGCTGCCTGATCGCCGCGATCATGCGAGACGGCTTTGTCCGTGTTCCGACGGCGAAAGACCAGCTGCGTCTGGGCGATGTAATCGTTGCCCTGATCGACCAGAATACGCTCGATTCCACGATCTCGCTGTTTAAAGTGGGATGA